The sequence below is a genomic window from Streptomyces sp. B21-105.
GGTCTGCAGCAGCGCGACGTCGGTGCGGATCAGCGTTCCGGGGTCGCTCGGCTGGTCGTCCTCGTGCGCGACCAGCACCTTGGTCACGGCGGTCGGCGGCTGCGGCAGCAGGAACGCCACCGCCGCGCCGGCGAGCAGCCCCACCAGCGCCAGCGAGAGCCACAGGCGGCGCCGCCTGCGCACCGCCGCCACCAGGACCTGCAGATCCAGCAGCGGAGCGGCGGCCGACGACTGGGCGGTCGTACTCGTCGTCACCCGGTGACTCCTGTCGCGTCGTCCCGTTCGCCGTCGAATCGCGCGGCCGTCCGGACGGCGCTGCCCGGACCGGCGGAGTCCGGACCGGCGCGGTCCGGTACGGCGGTGTCCGCCACCTTGGTGTCCCGTACGGCGGTGCGCCGAGGACGGTCGGCCGACCGCGTCGCACGGACCGGACCGGCGAGGACGACGCCGACGACCGCGTGCCGCGCGTCCGCGCACGCCTCGGAGACACCGGCGAGCTCCGCCGCCGTCCAGCTGCCGGCGCTGAGCACGACCAGCGCCCCCGACTCGCGGCCGCGGTCCGGCACCATCGGCCGGGACACCGGGACCGCCACCGCGCGCAGCAGCGGATCGCTCCCGGCCTCCACGACGAGCTGCTCCGCGGCCCGGCGGGCGATCTCGTCCCCCTCGGGGAAGACGACCAGCAGCCGCTGCGGGGCCGGCAGCCGGTCCCGGAGGCGGGAGCAGACCCGCCGGTAGCGGGTCTGCCTGCTGGCCTCGTCGCCCGACAGCTGCGGCGCCGGGATGTCCCACCGGACGTCCAGGCCCAGCAGCCGACGGACCCACGACCGCGGGCCCCGGCCTTCCGGCCGGTGCGTGGGCCGCTTCACGGGCACGTCGACGGTACCCAGCAGCGTCGAGCCCAGCGCCGCGGTGATCTCGGACTCGCCGCGGAGCCGGCGGCTCATCCGCGCGGCGGTGAGATGGCCGATGACCGCGCACAGGAAGAACAGCAGCGCTCCGCCGGAGACGAGCTGAGTCCTCGTCGGCGGCGCCTCACCGGTCGGCCGGGCCGCCGACCCCATGACGACCAGTCTCTTCGCCTCGTCGTCGGACGGGTCGGCCTGCTTGATGGTGCTGATGGCCTCCCGCAGCGCGGTGCGCAGCTTCTCCAGCTCGGTGCGGGTCTGCACGCTCTCGACGGTCTCCCCCCGATCGGTCGCGTCGGCGAGCTTGCTGATGCGGCGGCTGGTGTCCTCCACCGACTGCCGGAGCGCGGCGAGTTCCTCCGCCGCTCCCGGGTCGGCCGTCTCGCTCGCGATCCGGGTGGCGTAGGAGACGAACTCCTTGGCCACCTGGTCGGCGAGCCGCTGCGCACGCTCCGGGGACTCGGCCGTGCCGGAGATCTTGATGATGTTCCCGTCGGTGGGCTTGGCGCCGACCCGCTCCCGCAGGTCGCTGCCGCTGACCCCGGCCCAGCCGAGCGTGGCGGCCGCGCGGTCGACCACCACCGAACTGGTCGCCACCTCCGTCTGCGTCAGCAGCTCACGTTCCTCCCACGTCCCCGGCAGCAGCACCGACGCCGAGGTCGTGTACCGCGGCGGGAACAGCACGGAGGCGCCGTAGCCGACGAGCGCGCCCAGCAGGGCGAACAGGGTGAGCAGCCGCCAGCGCCGGCGGACAATCCGCCCGATGGTGACCAGGCGTATCGTGTCATCGCTCAATGGTGCGACCTTCCCCTGCCGGGTCCGGGTCGCGCGCGGTCACCGGGGCCGCCCGGTCACCGCAGGCGGCGTCGTAGGCGGCGAGCAGCGATCGCTGGGAGTTCCGCCACGACAGCGGCCCGCCGATCCGTTCCTGGCCGATCTTGCCCATCAGGGC
It includes:
- a CDS encoding Wzz/FepE/Etk N-terminal domain-containing protein yields the protein MSDDTIRLVTIGRIVRRRWRLLTLFALLGALVGYGASVLFPPRYTTSASVLLPGTWEERELLTQTEVATSSVVVDRAAATLGWAGVSGSDLRERVGAKPTDGNIIKISGTAESPERAQRLADQVAKEFVSYATRIASETADPGAAEELAALRQSVEDTSRRISKLADATDRGETVESVQTRTELEKLRTALREAISTIKQADPSDDEAKRLVVMGSAARPTGEAPPTRTQLVSGGALLFFLCAVIGHLTAARMSRRLRGESEITAALGSTLLGTVDVPVKRPTHRPEGRGPRSWVRRLLGLDVRWDIPAPQLSGDEASRQTRYRRVCSRLRDRLPAPQRLLVVFPEGDEIARRAAEQLVVEAGSDPLLRAVAVPVSRPMVPDRGRESGALVVLSAGSWTAAELAGVSEACADARHAVVGVVLAGPVRATRSADRPRRTAVRDTKVADTAVPDRAGPDSAGPGSAVRTAARFDGERDDATGVTG